A portion of the Stigmatella aurantiaca DW4/3-1 genome contains these proteins:
- a CDS encoding ATPase domain-containing protein translates to MSEEDIPSEPVPRVPSGIHGLDTLLGGGWLHGGTYIVTGAPGTGKTVLGNQFCFAALEGGTRAVYVTVLSESHGQMLAHLQPMQFFHREAVGKTLHYISAYATLKAEGLAGLSRLLFRSVREYGAQVLVIDGLAALEEYAETRRMFREFIHSLCVHNALAGCTALLLTGPQEDASDPKFTTVDGIVALETERRGLQCVRGIEIQKFRGGEQLSGKHAFHITGEGLRVFPRLEALYAAPAETVPEPGRRKPFGLSGLDALIDGGLVEHSSTLLFGSPGSGKTLLGLHFLAQGAQQGESCLYYGFTETAPRLVAKAAQVGMELEPLRTRGLLRFETRGALESLPDALVDDLLTQVDRHRPQRLLIDGLEPIVLGGAFERHRTSSFLTALTHALRERRITSVMTQQTHLLFGPELHTPLEGFEAIIDNLLFLRFVELRSQLHRTLSVLKMRESVSHPAMHLFAITSQGLDVTQTFESAEAVLTGQPSPLTPRPKRTKRKSLPKRPARRRGSS, encoded by the coding sequence GTGAGCGAAGAGGATATCCCCAGCGAACCTGTCCCCCGTGTCCCCTCGGGCATCCATGGCCTGGACACCCTTCTGGGGGGTGGGTGGTTGCACGGCGGGACCTACATCGTCACGGGGGCTCCGGGGACCGGGAAGACCGTGCTCGGCAACCAGTTCTGCTTCGCGGCCCTCGAGGGCGGCACCCGGGCCGTCTACGTCACGGTGCTCTCCGAGTCGCACGGGCAGATGCTGGCGCACCTTCAGCCCATGCAGTTCTTCCACCGGGAGGCGGTGGGCAAGACGCTCCACTACATCAGCGCCTACGCCACGCTGAAGGCCGAGGGGCTCGCGGGCCTGAGCCGGCTGCTGTTCCGCTCGGTGCGGGAGTACGGGGCCCAGGTCCTGGTCATCGATGGGCTGGCCGCGCTGGAGGAGTACGCCGAAACCCGGCGGATGTTCCGGGAGTTCATCCACTCCCTCTGTGTGCACAACGCGCTCGCCGGCTGCACCGCGCTGCTGCTCACCGGCCCTCAGGAGGACGCGTCGGACCCGAAGTTCACCACCGTGGACGGAATCGTCGCGCTGGAGACAGAGCGCCGGGGCCTCCAGTGCGTGCGCGGCATCGAGATTCAAAAGTTCCGGGGGGGCGAGCAGCTGTCCGGCAAGCACGCCTTCCACATCACCGGCGAGGGCCTGCGTGTCTTTCCCCGGCTCGAAGCCCTCTACGCGGCCCCCGCGGAGACCGTGCCAGAGCCCGGGCGCCGCAAGCCCTTCGGGCTCTCCGGGCTGGATGCACTGATCGACGGCGGCCTGGTGGAGCACTCCTCCACCCTGCTCTTCGGCTCTCCGGGCAGCGGGAAGACCTTGCTGGGGCTGCACTTCCTGGCGCAAGGGGCCCAGCAGGGCGAGTCCTGCCTCTACTACGGCTTCACCGAGACCGCTCCCCGGCTGGTGGCGAAGGCCGCCCAGGTGGGGATGGAGCTCGAGCCCCTGCGGACCCGCGGCCTGCTGCGGTTCGAGACACGGGGGGCCCTGGAGTCCTTGCCAGATGCGCTGGTGGATGACCTGCTCACCCAGGTGGACCGGCACCGCCCTCAGCGCCTGCTCATCGATGGCCTCGAGCCCATTGTCCTGGGCGGCGCCTTCGAGCGCCACCGCACCTCCAGCTTTCTCACCGCGCTGACGCATGCGCTGCGGGAGCGCCGCATCACCTCGGTCATGACCCAGCAGACGCACCTCCTGTTTGGACCCGAGCTGCACACCCCGCTGGAGGGCTTCGAGGCCATCATCGACAACCTCCTCTTCCTGCGCTTCGTGGAGCTGCGCTCTCAGCTGCACCGCACGCTCTCCGTGCTCAAGATGCGCGAGAGCGTGAGCCACCCGGCGATGCACCTGTTCGCCATCACCTCCCAGGGCCTCGACGTGACGCAGACCTTCGAGAGCGCGGAGGCCGTCCTCACCGGCCAGCCCAGCCCCCTGACGCCCCGGCCGAAGCGCACCAAGCGCAAGTCCTTGCCCAAACGTCCCGCACGCCGCCGGGGAAGCTCATGA
- a CDS encoding DUF2378 family protein produces MPTETSRRKEPVAFDQMMEGLLLHAMKGRLDAEARRRLMGIGVDMNQPLSSAYPLSVLIEAIRICADVLFPDRPRDEAWYLMGRRTLEGFGGTAMGRALFGMARVWGPRKLLGHMTRAFQTAINYARAHSADLPNGDVELAVEILPEYLNQGSMRRLMDPHFLRGIIAQLVEVGGARAPVLLMPPSGPLDSRYVYHVKLSQAQPLPAPPPASRE; encoded by the coding sequence ATGCCCACCGAGACATCCCGCCGCAAGGAGCCCGTCGCATTCGATCAGATGATGGAGGGCCTGCTCCTTCACGCCATGAAGGGGCGGCTCGACGCGGAGGCCCGGCGTCGGCTGATGGGCATTGGCGTGGACATGAACCAGCCGCTGAGCAGCGCCTACCCCCTCTCGGTCCTGATTGAAGCCATCCGCATCTGCGCGGACGTGCTCTTCCCGGACCGGCCCCGGGACGAGGCGTGGTACCTCATGGGGCGCCGGACCCTGGAGGGCTTTGGCGGCACGGCGATGGGCCGGGCGCTCTTCGGGATGGCGCGGGTGTGGGGACCCCGGAAGCTGCTGGGCCACATGACGCGCGCCTTCCAGACGGCCATCAACTACGCGCGCGCCCACTCGGCGGACCTGCCCAATGGGGACGTGGAGCTGGCGGTGGAGATCCTCCCGGAGTACCTCAACCAGGGAAGCATGCGGCGCCTGATGGATCCCCACTTTCTCCGGGGCATCATCGCCCAACTGGTCGAGGTCGGGGGCGCGCGGGCCCCAGTCCTCCTGATGCCCCCCTCGGGACCTCTGGACAGCCGCTACGTCTACCACGTGAAACTTTCCCAGGCGCAGCCCCTGCCAGCGCCCCCACCTGCTTCCCGCGAGTGA
- a CDS encoding GAF domain-containing protein → MDDHPANLVALEAILSPLGVRLTKASSGEQALRLLLSQEFAVILLDVQMAGLNGYETAGLIKQRERTRNIPIIFLTAHSQDETEVLAGYAQGAVDYLRKPLSPEVLRSKVSVFIELFRAQHQVRYQAELLRHQEAQAREAATRSADYIARLQALTSLLAEATSVTQVVQALFEHGLVTLESSATSLCLLDPSRQALELIQTVGYPPEALKGLERIPLTYSVPLTEAVREGRAQWVSSRAESLARYPAQGASFLFPSVAALPLIVRGQAIGVLGLSFPRERIFSEDDRAFLNAVAHISAQAIDRARLYDEERLAHERVRNAAARLKVLAEATDAFSAANRDLPALFEAISHQVVRHMGDSSILHLLSASGDRMELASVRHVDPAHQEYLLQLMGAHPARFGEGMLGQVAQTGQSVLIPTVTPEDLSGRVQPEYRPSLERIPIHTCLVVPLWAQGRIIGTLACARSTPGISFTQEELRLMEELAGKAAMSIENARLFQQQQRTQEELRRRTEFEQQLIGIVSHDLRNPLGAITMAAGLLQASPGLSERQLKAAQRIASSCERATRLIRDLLDFTQARLGTGIPLNRRPMDLHDVTRHVVDEVLLTHPGRHVQVESSGEGWGEWDPDRIAQVLTNLLGNALAYSPAHTPVRVRTLGEPEGARLEVHNQGTPIPAELLPRLFEPLTRGAPSENQPNRSIGLGLYIVREILAGHGGTIEVASNEAAGTTFTVRLPRRSLT, encoded by the coding sequence GTGGATGATCACCCGGCGAACCTCGTGGCCCTGGAGGCCATTCTCTCGCCGTTGGGCGTGCGTCTGACCAAGGCCTCCTCCGGGGAGCAGGCCCTGCGGCTGCTGCTCTCCCAGGAGTTCGCCGTCATCCTCCTGGACGTGCAGATGGCGGGCCTGAACGGGTACGAGACGGCCGGGCTCATCAAGCAGCGCGAGCGCACCCGCAACATCCCCATCATCTTCCTGACCGCGCACAGCCAGGACGAGACAGAAGTGCTCGCCGGCTACGCGCAAGGGGCGGTGGACTACCTGCGCAAGCCCCTGTCGCCCGAAGTGCTGCGCTCCAAGGTCAGCGTCTTCATCGAGCTGTTCCGGGCCCAGCACCAGGTGCGCTACCAGGCGGAGCTGCTGCGGCACCAGGAGGCCCAGGCGCGCGAGGCCGCCACAAGGTCCGCGGACTACATCGCCCGGCTCCAGGCGCTCACCTCCTTGCTGGCGGAGGCCACCTCCGTCACGCAGGTCGTCCAGGCGCTCTTCGAGCACGGGTTGGTGACCCTGGAGTCCAGCGCCACCTCGCTGTGTTTGCTGGACCCCTCGCGCCAGGCGCTCGAACTCATCCAAACGGTGGGCTATCCCCCCGAGGCCCTGAAGGGGCTGGAGCGCATCCCCCTGACCTACTCCGTGCCCTTGACCGAGGCCGTGCGGGAAGGCCGCGCCCAGTGGGTGTCCTCGCGCGCGGAGAGCCTGGCGCGCTACCCCGCCCAGGGCGCCTCGTTCCTGTTTCCCTCCGTGGCGGCCCTGCCCCTCATCGTCCGGGGACAGGCCATTGGCGTCCTCGGGCTGTCGTTTCCCCGGGAGCGCATCTTCAGCGAGGACGACCGGGCCTTCCTCAACGCCGTGGCCCACATCAGCGCGCAGGCCATCGACCGGGCGCGCCTGTACGACGAGGAGCGCCTGGCCCATGAGCGGGTGCGCAACGCCGCCGCGCGCCTCAAGGTGCTCGCCGAAGCCACCGACGCGTTCAGCGCCGCCAACCGGGACCTCCCCGCGCTGTTCGAGGCCATCTCCCACCAGGTGGTGCGGCACATGGGGGACTCGAGCATCCTCCACCTGCTCTCCGCGAGCGGAGACCGCATGGAGCTGGCCTCCGTGCGCCACGTCGATCCGGCCCACCAGGAGTACCTCCTCCAGCTCATGGGGGCCCACCCCGCGCGGTTCGGCGAAGGGATGCTGGGGCAGGTGGCCCAGACGGGCCAGTCCGTGCTCATCCCCACCGTCACCCCGGAGGATCTGAGCGGCCGCGTCCAGCCGGAGTACCGCCCCTCGCTGGAGCGCATCCCCATCCACACGTGCCTCGTCGTGCCCTTGTGGGCCCAGGGGCGCATCATCGGCACGCTGGCCTGCGCGCGCTCCACGCCGGGCATCTCCTTCACCCAGGAGGAGCTGCGGCTGATGGAGGAGTTGGCCGGCAAGGCGGCGATGTCCATCGAGAACGCGCGCCTGTTCCAGCAGCAGCAGCGCACCCAGGAGGAGCTGCGCCGCCGCACCGAGTTCGAGCAGCAGCTCATCGGCATCGTGTCCCACGACCTGCGCAACCCCCTGGGCGCCATCACCATGGCGGCCGGCCTGCTCCAGGCCAGCCCCGGCCTGAGCGAGCGGCAGCTCAAGGCGGCCCAGCGCATCGCCTCCTCGTGCGAGCGCGCCACGCGCCTCATCCGGGACCTGCTGGACTTCACCCAGGCCCGCCTGGGCACCGGCATTCCCTTGAACCGCCGCCCCATGGACCTGCACGACGTCACGCGCCACGTGGTGGACGAGGTGTTGCTGACCCACCCGGGCCGGCACGTCCAGGTGGAGTCGAGCGGCGAGGGGTGGGGCGAGTGGGATCCCGACCGCATCGCCCAGGTGCTGACCAACCTGCTGGGAAACGCGCTGGCCTACAGCCCCGCCCACACCCCCGTGCGGGTGCGCACCCTGGGCGAGCCCGAGGGCGCCCGGCTCGAGGTCCACAACCAGGGCACGCCAATTCCCGCCGAGTTGCTGCCCCGGCTCTTCGAGCCCCTCACCCGCGGTGCCCCCAGCGAGAACCAACCGAACCGCAGCATCGGCCTGGGGCTTTACATTGTCCGCGAAATCCTCGCCGGCCACGGGGGGACCATCGAGGTGGCCTCCAACGAGGCGGCCGGGACAACCTTCACGGTGCGTCTGCCCCGCCGCTCACTCACCTGA
- a CDS encoding FKBP-type peptidyl-prolyl cis-trans isomerase: MTRLLLAVPLLWLLGCGDDTPERSGDPTLATYAPSLGVDLTAMQRLDSGLYLQDKVVGTGAEAVRGRQVTVHYTGWLPDGTQFDSSRGRNPFSFTPGRGDVIAGWEQGVPGMKVGGIRRLVLPSALGYGNRSVGAIPARSVLVFDVELISIP, encoded by the coding sequence ATGACCCGTCTGTTATTGGCCGTTCCGTTGCTGTGGTTGTTGGGTTGTGGAGACGACACCCCCGAGCGTTCCGGGGACCCCACCCTGGCCACCTATGCGCCGTCGCTGGGCGTGGACCTCACCGCGATGCAGCGGCTCGACAGCGGGCTCTACCTTCAGGACAAGGTGGTAGGCACGGGGGCGGAGGCCGTCCGGGGGCGTCAGGTGACCGTGCACTACACGGGGTGGCTGCCGGACGGCACCCAGTTCGACAGCAGCCGGGGGCGCAATCCCTTCTCCTTCACCCCAGGCCGGGGCGACGTCATCGCGGGCTGGGAGCAAGGCGTCCCCGGAATGAAGGTGGGGGGCATCCGCAGGCTCGTCCTGCCCTCCGCCCTGGGGTATGGGAACCGAAGCGTTGGCGCCATTCCGGCCCGGTCGGTCCTCGTTTTCGACGTGGAACTCATTTCCATTCCCTGA
- a CDS encoding GRAS family protein: MNSPKFSLLSQGLEHVLAGRWEEADRALASLRARLDVDAHAEDMQYLIFAAALSMRMGGEAATEFNLYRRRFEQSQIGLFSLLSSKLPFVSMASAIANEMLTGFIRGQEAITVLDVGIGRGLQEVALLDRLAEADALPQRIHFFAVEPDQDSLNTAREALSAAAQRLGVVLSFHGVACVAEELSEEHWRLLESLPGRRLATAAFALHHIAERPAPEADAREGFFQRLARWAPAGVVLCEPSSNHHRVSLGERFHHAWRHYFFVFQLLEELDISRQEKNAIKLFFSREVEDIVGTEDETRRSERHEHVSAWLSRLVRTGFQPAQGLERAWPAAHPAIAVRPHAGYVGLEYREETVVAILCASVAPPAA; the protein is encoded by the coding sequence GTGAACTCACCGAAGTTCTCGTTGCTATCCCAAGGGTTGGAGCACGTCCTGGCGGGCCGTTGGGAAGAGGCGGACCGGGCGCTCGCTTCGCTTCGAGCCCGGTTGGACGTGGATGCGCACGCCGAGGACATGCAGTACCTCATCTTCGCCGCGGCGCTCTCTATGCGCATGGGCGGAGAGGCGGCCACGGAGTTCAACCTCTACCGGCGCCGCTTCGAGCAGTCCCAGATTGGCCTCTTCAGCCTGCTGTCCTCGAAGCTGCCGTTCGTTTCCATGGCGAGCGCCATCGCCAACGAGATGCTGACCGGCTTCATCCGGGGGCAGGAGGCCATCACCGTGCTGGATGTCGGCATCGGCCGGGGGCTTCAGGAGGTGGCCTTGCTGGACCGGCTGGCCGAGGCCGATGCGCTTCCCCAGCGCATCCACTTCTTCGCGGTGGAGCCGGACCAGGACTCCTTGAACACGGCGCGGGAGGCCCTGAGCGCGGCGGCGCAGCGGCTGGGCGTCGTGCTGAGCTTTCACGGTGTGGCGTGCGTGGCGGAGGAGCTGAGCGAGGAGCACTGGCGGCTGTTGGAGAGCCTGCCCGGGCGCCGGCTCGCCACCGCGGCCTTCGCCCTGCACCACATCGCGGAGCGGCCCGCGCCCGAGGCGGACGCGCGCGAAGGTTTCTTCCAGCGGCTCGCCCGGTGGGCCCCTGCGGGCGTGGTGCTGTGCGAGCCCAGCTCCAACCACCACCGCGTCTCCCTGGGCGAGCGCTTCCACCACGCCTGGCGCCACTACTTCTTCGTCTTCCAGCTCCTGGAGGAGTTGGACATCTCCCGCCAGGAGAAGAACGCCATCAAGCTGTTCTTCAGCCGCGAGGTGGAGGACATCGTCGGCACCGAGGATGAGACGCGGCGCTCGGAGCGGCACGAGCACGTGAGTGCCTGGCTGAGCCGGCTGGTCCGCACCGGCTTCCAGCCCGCGCAGGGCTTGGAGAGGGCATGGCCCGCGGCGCACCCGGCGATCGCCGTCCGGCCCCATGCCGGTTACGTGGGGCTGGAGTACCGCGAGGAGACCGTCGTGGCCATCCTCTGCGCCAGCGTCGCGCCTCCCGCGGCATGA
- a CDS encoding CinA family protein, producing the protein MREPEEGWEAQARSVLERCREARVRLALAEACSGGLIAARLTAVPGASAVLERAFVPYSNESKEDLLGVPGPLMREHGAVSAEVVQAMAEGLLARTPVELVLAETGIAGPGGGSPLKPVGLVFLACARRGGAVKVERHVFPGNRAEVRHAIATRGLALLLEGFAEKS; encoded by the coding sequence ATGAGGGAGCCGGAGGAGGGGTGGGAGGCCCAGGCCCGGTCCGTGCTGGAGCGCTGCCGCGAGGCCCGGGTGCGGCTGGCCCTTGCCGAGGCGTGCTCCGGGGGGCTCATCGCCGCCCGCTTGACGGCGGTGCCCGGTGCCTCCGCCGTGCTGGAGCGAGCCTTCGTGCCCTACTCCAACGAGTCCAAGGAGGACCTGCTGGGGGTTCCCGGCCCCCTCATGCGGGAGCACGGCGCCGTCAGCGCGGAGGTGGTCCAGGCCATGGCGGAAGGGCTGTTGGCCCGGACGCCCGTGGAACTCGTTTTGGCCGAGACGGGCATCGCCGGCCCGGGGGGCGGCTCCCCCCTCAAACCCGTGGGGCTCGTTTTCCTCGCCTGTGCCCGCCGGGGCGGCGCCGTGAAAGTGGAGCGGCACGTTTTCCCTGGAAATCGGGCGGAGGTGCGTCACGCCATCGCGACACGCGGCCTCGCACTCCTCCTTGAGGGTTTCGCGGAAAAGTCGTAG
- a CDS encoding STAS/SEC14 domain-containing protein: protein MYEIQIDRVHAIVDFILDGYIRVEEMQRFVEELRVATRSLTGREIKIKADLRTFKPASPEAANMIRDVQEFGLRSGVKRVAELVESQIVALQLNRLARESGTDKILRRFWEEASARQWLIHGDTDTDETKA from the coding sequence GTGTACGAAATCCAGATCGACAGAGTGCACGCCATCGTGGACTTCATTCTCGACGGCTACATCCGGGTGGAGGAGATGCAGCGTTTCGTCGAGGAACTGCGGGTTGCGACGCGGAGCCTCACGGGCCGGGAGATCAAAATCAAGGCCGACCTGCGCACCTTCAAGCCGGCCTCGCCCGAGGCGGCGAACATGATTCGCGATGTCCAGGAGTTCGGCCTGCGCTCGGGCGTGAAGCGGGTGGCGGAGCTGGTGGAGAGCCAGATCGTCGCGCTTCAGCTCAACCGGCTGGCCCGCGAGAGCGGCACGGACAAGATTCTCCGGCGCTTCTGGGAAGAGGCCTCGGCGCGCCAGTGGCTCATCCACGGCGACACGGACACCGACGAGACCAAGGCCTAG
- a CDS encoding ATP-binding domain-containing protein: MNEPTGGLSEQARALIAEEEALLKRVLEAIEATRQQAGRERGRSEALARLTGLRDEASTAVESDLPALFQQMDTERAILERKDTAQLPEPHTPYFAHLRLRKHEGGSNEYLLGRTTFTHAASGVRIIDWRFAPVARVFYGYAEGDDYEEWFGERLSEGVVEARRLVVIERGVLTRIRAGTLHLERVPNGEWHEVSALATSSLAGGAGTAVRAGSLGTGSGEAGRAARFDITAQLDAEQFEALQTGVDKPLLVLGSAGSGKTTVALHRLAKLTFDLRAASAPSRMKVVVPEEGLARLSRRLLAPLELRNVSVETLDAWAYASACAAFGLKSIALSPDKPALTSKLKRHPALRPVLEKRLGKKKLTDPSFKRLRRKLAELLTDRTLLEEVVTSSKEDVPWPAIEDTVRHTMLQLATPLAREFEGFDPEAMKTVDGLAIEDSTPDSLANTVDVEDLPLLLFLKARHGHLGLDPLAHAVIDEAEDFSLFELSVMGRQLGKTRSCTLAGDEMQQTTSSFAGWPAALAELGIQDAATVRLSVSYRCPRPVIELARHVLGPLAPEAPPRMGREGVPVGFHHFPEEAQAWLFVRDALKDLLDREPRASVAVIASTPEAARSFYKVVNDMSAVRLVLDGGFTFEPGVDVTDVESIKGLEFDYVILPDATARAWPQTDESRRKLHVAITRTSHQLWVVSSGLRSRLLPTP, encoded by the coding sequence ATGAACGAGCCGACCGGAGGCCTCAGCGAGCAGGCGCGGGCCCTCATCGCCGAGGAGGAGGCCTTGCTGAAGCGGGTGCTCGAGGCCATCGAGGCCACGCGCCAGCAGGCCGGCCGGGAGCGGGGCCGGAGTGAGGCACTGGCGCGGCTCACCGGCCTGCGCGACGAGGCGAGCACCGCCGTGGAGAGCGACCTGCCCGCGCTGTTCCAGCAGATGGACACCGAGCGCGCCATCCTGGAACGCAAGGACACCGCCCAGTTGCCCGAGCCCCACACGCCGTACTTCGCGCACCTGCGGCTGCGCAAGCACGAGGGCGGCTCGAACGAGTACCTGCTGGGGCGGACCACCTTCACCCATGCGGCCAGCGGCGTGCGCATCATCGACTGGCGATTCGCCCCCGTGGCGCGCGTCTTCTATGGATACGCGGAGGGCGACGACTACGAGGAGTGGTTCGGCGAGCGGCTGTCCGAGGGGGTGGTGGAGGCCCGGCGGCTGGTGGTCATCGAGCGGGGGGTGCTCACCCGCATCCGCGCGGGCACGCTCCACCTCGAGCGCGTCCCCAACGGCGAGTGGCACGAAGTGAGCGCCCTGGCCACGTCCTCCCTCGCGGGGGGCGCGGGGACGGCGGTGCGCGCCGGCAGCCTGGGCACCGGCAGCGGCGAGGCGGGGCGCGCGGCCCGGTTCGATATCACCGCGCAACTCGACGCCGAGCAGTTCGAGGCGCTCCAGACGGGCGTGGACAAGCCCCTGCTCGTGCTGGGCAGCGCTGGCAGCGGCAAGACGACGGTGGCCCTGCACCGGCTGGCGAAGCTGACGTTCGACTTGCGCGCCGCCTCGGCCCCCTCCCGCATGAAGGTGGTGGTGCCCGAGGAGGGGCTGGCGCGGCTGTCCCGGCGCCTGCTCGCGCCGCTGGAGCTGCGCAACGTCTCCGTGGAGACGCTGGATGCGTGGGCCTATGCCTCGGCCTGTGCCGCGTTCGGGCTGAAGTCCATCGCGCTGTCACCGGACAAGCCCGCCCTCACCTCGAAGCTCAAGCGCCACCCGGCGCTGCGGCCCGTGCTGGAGAAACGGCTCGGCAAGAAGAAGCTGACGGACCCCAGCTTCAAGCGGCTGCGCCGCAAGCTCGCGGAGCTGCTCACCGACCGGACCCTGCTCGAGGAGGTCGTCACGTCCTCCAAGGAAGACGTGCCCTGGCCCGCCATCGAGGACACCGTGCGCCACACGATGCTCCAGTTGGCCACGCCCCTTGCCCGGGAGTTCGAGGGGTTCGATCCGGAGGCCATGAAGACCGTGGACGGGCTCGCCATCGAGGACTCCACGCCGGACTCGCTGGCGAACACCGTGGACGTGGAGGACCTGCCGCTGCTGCTCTTCCTCAAGGCCCGCCACGGCCACCTGGGCCTGGACCCGCTGGCCCACGCCGTCATCGACGAGGCGGAGGACTTCTCGCTCTTCGAGCTGTCCGTGATGGGCCGCCAGCTCGGCAAGACGCGCAGTTGCACGCTCGCGGGCGATGAGATGCAGCAGACCACCTCCAGCTTCGCGGGCTGGCCCGCGGCCCTGGCGGAGCTGGGCATCCAGGACGCGGCCACCGTGCGGCTCTCGGTGTCCTACCGCTGCCCCCGTCCCGTCATCGAGTTGGCGCGGCACGTGCTCGGCCCGCTCGCCCCCGAGGCGCCCCCGCGCATGGGGCGCGAGGGCGTACCGGTGGGCTTCCACCACTTCCCGGAAGAGGCCCAGGCGTGGCTGTTCGTACGGGATGCGCTGAAGGACCTGCTCGACCGGGAGCCGCGGGCTTCGGTGGCCGTCATCGCCAGCACCCCGGAGGCGGCGCGCTCCTTCTATAAGGTGGTGAATGACATGTCCGCCGTGCGGCTCGTCCTGGACGGTGGCTTCACGTTCGAGCCCGGCGTGGACGTGACGGACGTGGAGAGCATCAAGGGGCTCGAGTTCGACTACGTCATCCTCCCGGATGCCACGGCGCGCGCCTGGCCTCAGACGGACGAGTCCCGGCGCAAGCTCCACGTGGCCATCACCCGCACGTCCCACCAGCTGTGGGTCGTCTCCTCGGGGCTCCGCTCCCGCCTGCTCCCCACCCCCTGA